In a single window of the Arachis hypogaea cultivar Tifrunner chromosome 6, arahy.Tifrunner.gnm2.J5K5, whole genome shotgun sequence genome:
- the LOC112805764 gene encoding ricin B-like lectin EULS3, protein MYVTAFSFGLYKVPFYFFPKSETHHRDCSPPPITMFRHTHHSNDNDNNPPYPPPGPNSLHNPHQPPSPPQPQPHPPFYGAPQPPPSLHEPVPQVYHASHQAPPPPNPYGHPSPAPAPAPAPSLGSVHHVSHTNQSPSPNVRHVSHESHLPPNRADFASPVSGTVHHVSHQSGGGAAGGSATVSNKNIVKVVTKADPNYCVTIRGGKVILAYSDPSDEYQRWYKDLKYSTRVKDEEGYPAFSLVNKVTGEAIKHSVGATHPVQLIHYNPDVLDESVLWTESKDLGDGHRAIRMVNNIRLNVDAYQGDKRSGGVHDGTTIVLWEWNNGDNQHWKIIPN, encoded by the exons ATGTATGTCACCGCATTTTCCTTCGGTCTATATAaagttcctttttatttttttccaaaatctGAAACCCACCATCGTGATTGTTCACCACCACCTATCACCATGTTCCGCCACACCCACCACAGCAACGACAACGATAACAACCCCCCTTACCCTCCACCGGGACCAAACTCCCTTCACAACCCTCACCAACCACCGTCACCACCACAACCACAGCCACATCCACCCTTCTACGGtgcaccacaaccaccaccatcACTCCATGAACCAGTTCCTCAAGTGTACCACGCCTCTCACCAAGCACCACCACCACCTAACCCTTACGGTCACCCATCACCAGCACCGGCACCAGCACCAGCTCCATCTCTTGGCTCTGTTCACCATGTCTCTCACACTAACCAGTCTCCTTCACCCAACGTTCGCCACGTGTCACACGAGTCTCACCTTCCTCCCAACCGTGCCGATTTCGCTTCTCCAGTTTCTGGTACTGTTCACCATGTGAGCCACCAGAGTGGTGGCGGTGCTGCTGGTGGCTCCGCCACAGTTTCCAACAAGAACATAGTGAAGGTGGTCACAAAGGCCGATCCCAATTACTGCGTCACCATTCGCGGCGGCAAGGTCATCCTTGCGTACTCTGATCCCTCTGACGAGTATCAG CGTTGGTACAAGGATTTGAAATACAGCACAAGGGTGAAGGATGAAGAGGGTTACCCTGCGTTTTCTCTTGTCAACAAGGTCACCGGTGAGGCCATTAAGCATTCCGTTGGTGCCACTCATCCA GTTCAACTGATACATTACAATCCAGACGTCCTTGATGAGTCTGTTCTGTGGACTGAGAGCAAGGACCTGGGTGATGGCCATAGGGCTATCAGGATGGTTAACAATATTCGTCTTAACGTAGACGCATATCAGGGTGATAAGCGTTCTGGTGGTGTTCATGATGGCACTACTATAGTCCTCTGGGAGTGGAACAATGGTGATAACCAGCATTGGAAGATCATACCCAACT GA
- the LOC112697020 gene encoding NAC domain-containing protein 1 translates to MGSPESNLPPGFRFHPTDEELILHYLRKKVASIPLPVSIIAEVDIYKLDPWELPAKAAFGEKEWYFFSPRDRKYPNGARPNRAAASGYWKATGTDKTIVVSPAATVTRRVGQESSVGVKKALVFYKGRPPKGVKTNWIMHEYRLVDNNRPIKLKDTSMRLDDWVLCRIYKKSKFSVSSPEESPSIEVQAAEENGLFKNTILRSPIPTPSPSPPPPLPQSLLSQKSVSFSNLLDAMDYSMLSTILSENNNNSTLDQQQYSQINTNQLNHSSNMENTSNSNMMVMRSKRQIEEETTTVLHPSKKFHHQLMGSSSCSFPNNINNTNTAQYENPQWNYLVKQSFLNQHLLLAPHLRFQG, encoded by the exons ATGGGATCACCCGAATCAAATTTGCCACCAGGTTTTAGGTTCCATCCAACGGATGAAGAACTCATTCTTCACTACCTTAGGAAGAAggtagcatccatacccttaccTGTTTCCATCATCGCTGAGGTTGATATCTACAAATTGGATCCATGGGAATTACcag CTAAGGCTGCGTTTGGTGAGAAAGAATGGTACTTCTTCAGTCCAAGAGACCGGAAGTACCCAAACGGTGCGAGGCCAAACAGGGCAGCTGCTTCAGGGTATTGGAAGGCTACGGGTACCGACAAGACCATCGTGGTGTCGCCGGCGGCCACAGTTACACGTAGAGTAGGCCAAGAGAGCAGCGTTGGTGTCAAGAAAGCTCTTGTTTTCTACAAAGGAAGGCCTCCAAAGGGTGTCAAAACCAATTGGATCATGCACGAATATCGTCTTGTAGACAACAATAGACCCATTAAGCTCAAAGATACCTCCATGAGA TTGGATGACTGGGTTCTATGCCGGATTTATAAGAAGTCGAAATTCTCAGTATCTTCACCGGAGGAATCACCGTCGATTGAAGTTCAGGCTGCAGAAGAAAATGGTTTATTCAAGAACACCATTTTAAGGAGTCCAATTCCAACACCGTCGCCATCACCACCGCCGCCGCTGCCGCAGTCACTGCTCTCTCAAAAATCTGTGTCCTTCTCAAACCTCTTAGATGCCATGGACTACTCCATGCTCAGCACCATCTTATCTGAGAACAATAACAACAGCACCCTTGATCAGCAACAATACTCGCAGATCAACACCAACCAATTGAACCATTCATCGAACATGGAGAACACTAGTAACAGCAACATGATGGTGATGAGGTCAAAGCGCCAGATAGAGGAGGAAACAACAACGGTGTTGCACCCATCAAAGAAGTTCCATCACCAACTTATGGGCTCTTCTTCTTGCAGCTTCCCTAATAACATTAACAACACAAACACTGCACAATACGAGAACCCGCAATGGAACTACCTTGTCAAGCAATCCTTCTTGAACCAGCACTTACTTCTCGCTCCTCATCTTCGATTTCAAGGATAg